A genomic stretch from Antarcticibacterium flavum includes:
- a CDS encoding c-type cytochrome, which translates to MKKVIFRHSAVRMLVLSVSLFFSFNTLVLAQDADIPGDQADPQENVAGPQEGNVEAATGSGDAAAGKSLFNSLCAACHKLDANSIGPPLRGITAKRDQQWLKEWIRNSQALIASGDDEAVAIYNEYNQVAMPPFPQLSDADIDNILAYTSEEKKVPEAKQPGADAAGAGGGAGGVSTDIVLGILAFVLLMLLVILYLVNKTLRRFATASGVELPVGQKRTPIWRSFVQNQFLVLVTSVILLLVAGYAMYGYFMQVGIDQGYQPVQPIHFSHKIHAGDNQIECKFCHSSARVSKTSGIPSLNVCMNCHKSIGEVAEETATEEYSKDFYDKEIQKLYAAVGWDPAAQAYTGEQEPVKWVRIHNLPDFAYFNHSQHVEVGGIACQTCHGPVQEMEIMYQDAPLTMGWCVNCHRETNVKMEGNEYYEKIHSELSQKYGVEELTVAQMGGIECMKCHY; encoded by the coding sequence ATGAAAAAGGTGATATTCCGCCATTCAGCCGTTCGAATGCTTGTTCTAAGTGTTTCGTTGTTCTTCTCATTTAATACTCTCGTTTTAGCTCAAGATGCCGATATTCCGGGGGATCAGGCAGATCCTCAGGAGAATGTAGCCGGTCCTCAGGAAGGTAATGTAGAGGCTGCTACCGGTAGTGGTGATGCTGCTGCAGGTAAGAGTCTGTTTAACTCCCTTTGTGCTGCCTGTCATAAACTGGATGCCAATTCCATTGGGCCTCCGTTAAGGGGTATTACTGCAAAAAGGGATCAACAGTGGTTAAAAGAATGGATAAGGAACAGCCAGGCTTTAATTGCCTCCGGTGATGATGAGGCTGTGGCTATTTACAATGAGTACAACCAGGTGGCAATGCCTCCTTTCCCGCAATTAAGCGATGCAGATATTGATAATATCCTGGCTTATACCAGCGAGGAGAAGAAGGTGCCTGAGGCTAAACAGCCGGGTGCAGATGCTGCCGGTGCCGGTGGTGGAGCAGGTGGGGTTTCTACAGATATCGTTCTGGGGATCCTTGCATTCGTTCTATTAATGCTTCTGGTTATTCTTTACCTGGTGAATAAAACCCTGCGAAGGTTTGCGACAGCAAGTGGGGTAGAGTTGCCGGTAGGGCAAAAAAGAACTCCAATTTGGAGGTCATTTGTTCAAAATCAATTTTTAGTGCTTGTCACCTCAGTTATATTATTACTTGTTGCGGGTTACGCGATGTACGGGTATTTCATGCAGGTGGGAATTGACCAGGGTTATCAACCGGTGCAGCCAATCCATTTCTCTCATAAGATACATGCCGGTGATAACCAGATAGAGTGTAAATTCTGTCACTCTTCAGCAAGAGTTTCAAAAACTTCAGGAATTCCTTCGCTAAATGTATGTATGAACTGTCATAAATCTATAGGCGAGGTTGCGGAAGAAACAGCAACAGAGGAATACAGCAAGGATTTCTATGATAAGGAAATCCAGAAGCTTTATGCTGCTGTTGGTTGGGATCCTGCTGCCCAGGCTTACACAGGCGAACAGGAGCCGGTTAAGTGGGTGCGTATCCATAACCTGCCAGACTTTGCTTACTTTAACCACTCTCAACACGTTGAGGTTGGTGGTATAGCTTGTCAAACCTGTCACGGTCCTGTGCAGGAAATGGAAATTATGTACCAGGATGCACCCCTCACTATGGGCTGGTGTGTTAACTGTCACAGGGAGACCAATGTTAAAATGGAGGGTAATGAATATTATGAAAAAATTCATAGTGAGTTATCCCAAAAATACGGTGTTGAAGAACTTACTGTTGCCCAAATGGGTGGTATTGAGTGTATGAAGTGCCACTATTAA
- a CDS encoding TAT-variant-translocated molybdopterin oxidoreductase translates to MSSNKKYWQSVEELKDKSSVVEALQQKEFAEEIPTDEFLGDKESLEGSTTSRRDFLKYVGFSTAAASLAACEGPVIRSIPYVVQPERIVPGVANFYATTIADGFDFSGVLVRTREGRPIKIEHNTLAGTGANARVQASVLSLYDSKRLKRPLANKEVVSWEQFDREVGDGLNNVSGEIAVLTQTFASPSTNKLINEFSQQYGNVRHVVYDTVSEDAALNAFQARYGRRALPNYDFSQAETIVSVGADFLGDWAGGGYDASYARGRVPQNGRMSRHVQFESTMSLTGASADKRVPVTLSQQREVLAALHGYIAGGSSTSNLPARIDDAVVKAATQLRRSGSRAVVVSGIPDENAQSLVLSINEALGSRVMDTNNPRTTRQGNAAEVQRLVEDMNAGRIGAILIAGVNPAYSLPNADEFIEGLKNVEMSIAFSMKEDETALLCNYVAATPHYLESWGDIQLTSRKFSLMQPTIRPLFDTRQFQECLLRWTNNPASYYDYMRETWEGSLGDFSWSDALHDGVFEANQPAGTQALAASGAAVPQRINDNTAAGNLRGEAGSGFELELYTSVGMGDGQQANNPWLQEFPDPITRASWDNYVKMSKADAEELGIENTHASDGGLNGSYIRLTVGDTVLEKVPVYIQPGQARGTIALALGYGKKEGVQEEMQVGVNAYPLYKNFSSFQNVGIEKVGGIHEFACLQLHTTLMGRGDIIKETTLEIFNTKDVHEWNKVPEVSLNHIETPVTSPDVDLWQGFDRTQGHHFKMSIDLNACTGCGACVIACHAENNVPVVGKKEVRKFRDMHWMRIDRYYSSEDTFAEDIDKKENMAGLGDSLSQFGELENAAENPQVVFQPMFCQHCNHAPCETVCPVAATMHGRQGQNQMVYNRCVGTRYCANNCPYKVRRFNWFRYNKNDEFDYHMNNDLGRMVLNPDVTVRSRGVMEKCSFCIQKTQKTILDAKRDGRAVQGDEFETACSLACDKGAIVFGDVNDETSVVYEQKDNERMYHVLEYVGTKPNVMYQTKIRNTSEA, encoded by the coding sequence ATGTCATCAAACAAGAAATACTGGCAAAGTGTTGAAGAGCTTAAGGATAAAAGCTCTGTTGTTGAGGCGCTCCAGCAGAAAGAATTTGCAGAAGAAATACCTACAGATGAATTTCTTGGAGATAAGGAATCGCTGGAAGGTTCTACAACTTCCCGTCGTGACTTTTTAAAGTACGTTGGATTTAGTACTGCTGCTGCTTCACTTGCAGCCTGTGAAGGTCCTGTTATAAGATCTATTCCTTATGTGGTGCAGCCAGAAAGGATCGTGCCGGGGGTGGCAAATTTCTACGCCACTACTATTGCTGACGGTTTTGATTTTTCAGGGGTATTGGTGAGGACCCGTGAGGGCCGCCCTATCAAGATCGAGCATAATACTCTTGCCGGTACTGGTGCAAATGCACGGGTGCAGGCATCTGTACTTTCATTATATGACAGCAAAAGGTTAAAAAGGCCTCTTGCGAATAAAGAGGTTGTTTCCTGGGAGCAGTTTGACCGTGAGGTGGGCGATGGTTTGAATAATGTATCTGGAGAGATCGCCGTACTTACACAAACATTTGCCAGCCCTTCTACAAATAAATTGATAAATGAATTTTCCCAGCAGTATGGGAATGTGAGACATGTGGTATATGATACTGTTTCTGAAGATGCTGCACTCAATGCTTTCCAGGCCAGATATGGCCGCAGGGCATTGCCAAATTATGATTTTTCACAGGCTGAGACCATCGTTTCTGTAGGTGCCGATTTCCTTGGAGATTGGGCCGGAGGTGGTTATGATGCTTCTTATGCGCGTGGACGTGTGCCTCAAAATGGCAGGATGTCCCGTCATGTACAATTTGAATCTACAATGTCCCTTACAGGGGCCAGTGCAGATAAGCGCGTGCCTGTAACCCTTTCTCAACAAAGAGAAGTACTTGCGGCATTGCACGGTTATATTGCAGGTGGTTCTTCTACAAGTAACCTGCCGGCAAGAATAGATGATGCTGTAGTTAAAGCTGCCACACAATTAAGACGTTCTGGTAGCAGAGCTGTGGTCGTAAGTGGTATTCCAGATGAGAATGCACAGTCACTGGTATTGTCTATCAACGAGGCTCTTGGTAGCCGCGTAATGGATACCAATAATCCAAGAACAACAAGACAGGGAAATGCTGCTGAAGTTCAACGCCTGGTTGAAGATATGAATGCCGGTAGGATTGGGGCTATTTTAATCGCCGGAGTAAATCCTGCCTACAGCCTTCCAAATGCTGATGAATTTATTGAAGGCCTTAAGAATGTTGAAATGTCCATTGCTTTCTCAATGAAGGAAGATGAGACTGCGCTTCTATGTAATTATGTTGCCGCAACGCCTCACTACCTTGAGAGCTGGGGTGACATACAATTAACTTCGCGCAAATTCTCATTAATGCAGCCTACCATTAGGCCGTTATTTGATACGCGACAGTTCCAGGAATGCCTTTTAAGATGGACTAATAATCCGGCTTCCTATTACGATTATATGAGAGAGACCTGGGAAGGTTCTCTGGGGGATTTCTCCTGGTCAGATGCCCTTCATGATGGAGTTTTTGAGGCTAATCAGCCGGCAGGAACCCAGGCGCTTGCCGCTTCAGGGGCTGCTGTGCCACAAAGAATAAACGATAATACTGCTGCAGGAAACCTTAGGGGAGAAGCGGGATCTGGTTTTGAACTGGAGCTTTATACCTCTGTAGGTATGGGAGACGGCCAACAGGCCAACAACCCCTGGTTGCAGGAATTCCCGGACCCTATTACACGGGCATCCTGGGATAACTATGTGAAAATGTCCAAGGCAGATGCTGAGGAGCTGGGTATCGAAAATACCCATGCATCAGATGGTGGTCTTAATGGTAGCTATATTAGGCTTACTGTAGGCGATACTGTCCTTGAAAAGGTTCCTGTTTATATACAACCGGGACAGGCAAGAGGAACTATAGCCCTTGCTTTGGGTTATGGTAAAAAAGAAGGTGTCCAGGAGGAAATGCAGGTAGGTGTGAACGCTTACCCATTATATAAGAATTTTAGCTCATTCCAGAATGTTGGTATTGAAAAAGTAGGAGGTATTCACGAGTTTGCCTGTTTACAGCTTCATACTACCCTGATGGGAAGAGGAGATATAATCAAGGAAACAACCCTTGAGATCTTCAATACCAAAGATGTTCACGAATGGAACAAGGTGCCGGAAGTTTCTCTTAACCACATTGAAACCCCGGTTACTTCGCCAGACGTTGACCTGTGGCAAGGTTTTGACCGTACCCAGGGCCATCACTTCAAGATGTCTATTGACCTTAATGCGTGTACCGGTTGTGGTGCGTGTGTAATCGCCTGTCATGCAGAGAATAATGTTCCTGTAGTTGGTAAAAAAGAAGTGAGGAAATTCAGGGATATGCACTGGATGAGAATAGACAGGTACTACTCTTCAGAAGATACTTTTGCTGAGGATATCGATAAGAAAGAGAATATGGCAGGCCTGGGAGATTCCCTAAGTCAGTTTGGTGAGCTTGAAAACGCTGCAGAGAACCCACAGGTTGTATTCCAGCCAATGTTCTGTCAGCACTGTAACCACGCTCCTTGTGAGACTGTTTGTCCTGTAGCTGCTACAATGCACGGTCGCCAGGGTCAAAACCAAATGGTTTATAACCGTTGTGTGGGTACCCGTTACTGTGCAAACAACTGTCCTTACAAAGTAAGAAGGTTCAACTGGTTTAGATATAACAAGAATGATGAGTTTGATTACCACATGAACAATGATCTTGGTCGTATGGTATTGAACCCGGATGTTACTGTTCGTTCCCGTGGGGTGATGGAAAAATGTTCTTTCTGTATCCAGAAAACTCAAAAGACCATACTTGATGCGAAACGTGATGGACGTGCCGTACAGGGTGATGAATTTGAAACGGCCTGTTCGCTTGCCTGTGATAAAGGTGCGATCGTGTTTGGAGATGTGAATGATGAGACCAGTGTGGTTTATGAGCAAAAGGACAACGAAAGGATGTACCATGTGCTGGAGTATGTGGGAACAAAACCAAATGTGATGTATCAAACCAAGATTAGAAATACATCTGAAGCTTAA
- the nrfD gene encoding NrfD/PsrC family molybdoenzyme membrane anchor subunit: MSHYEAPIRKPLVTGDKSYHDVTMDVVAPVEGKANKSWWIVFSIALIAFLWGLGCIIYTVSTGIGVWGLNRTVGWAWDITNFVWWVGIGHAGTLISAVLLLFRQKWRMAINRSAEAMTIFSVMQAGLFPIIHMGRPWLAYWVLPIPNQFGSLWVNFNSPLLWDVFAISTYLSVSLVFWWTGLLPDFAMIRDRAVKPFQKRIYGILSFGWSGRAKDWQRFEEVSLVLAGLATPLVLSVHTIVSFDFATSVIPGWHTTIFPPYFVAGAVFSGFAMVNTLLIIMRKVSNLEDYITIQHIELMNIVIMITGSIVGVAYITELFVAWYSGVEYEQYAFLNRATGPYWWAYWAMMTCNVFSPQFMWFKKLRTSIMFSFFISIVVNIGMWFERFVIIVTSLHRDYLPSSWTMFSPTFVDIGIFIGTIGFFFVLFLLYARSFPVIAQAEVKTILKSSGEKYKRLRAEHGDHVDHYDPIVREPASNTEDGLVEKDDPADENGHEPTVNAEGLINLEVNRDRIDEMLARIGVYDPATQTADDLQKLEGVGPLLEQRLHQLGIYTYGQVSRLTRADFELLDTIIEDFSIEGKYEEWTTKANQLKNKN; encoded by the coding sequence ATGTCTCATTACGAAGCACCTATACGAAAGCCTCTTGTTACCGGCGATAAATCCTATCACGATGTTACCATGGATGTGGTTGCACCGGTTGAAGGGAAGGCCAATAAATCCTGGTGGATCGTTTTTTCGATCGCGCTTATCGCTTTTCTTTGGGGTTTAGGTTGTATAATATATACTGTTTCTACAGGAATTGGAGTTTGGGGATTGAACAGGACCGTAGGTTGGGCCTGGGATATTACTAACTTCGTTTGGTGGGTAGGTATTGGTCACGCAGGAACACTTATCTCTGCGGTACTGCTCCTCTTCCGTCAAAAATGGAGGATGGCAATTAACCGCTCTGCAGAGGCGATGACAATTTTCTCTGTAATGCAGGCAGGTCTTTTTCCAATTATCCACATGGGTCGCCCCTGGCTGGCTTATTGGGTATTGCCAATTCCAAACCAATTTGGTTCCCTGTGGGTAAACTTTAACTCCCCGTTACTTTGGGACGTATTTGCGATCTCTACCTATCTTTCGGTATCACTTGTATTCTGGTGGACCGGTCTATTGCCAGATTTTGCAATGATTCGCGACAGGGCAGTAAAACCTTTCCAGAAGAGAATATATGGCATCCTGAGTTTTGGATGGAGTGGAAGGGCCAAGGACTGGCAGCGTTTTGAGGAAGTTTCACTTGTTCTTGCAGGTTTGGCAACTCCTCTTGTACTTTCTGTACACACCATTGTATCCTTTGACTTTGCTACCTCGGTTATCCCGGGATGGCATACCACTATTTTCCCTCCTTATTTCGTTGCGGGAGCGGTATTCTCTGGTTTTGCGATGGTGAACACGCTTTTGATCATTATGAGAAAAGTGTCCAATCTTGAAGATTATATTACCATACAACATATCGAATTGATGAACATAGTTATTATGATCACCGGTTCCATAGTTGGGGTAGCTTATATTACTGAATTGTTTGTTGCCTGGTATTCAGGTGTGGAATATGAGCAGTACGCATTCCTTAACAGGGCTACAGGTCCTTACTGGTGGGCATACTGGGCAATGATGACCTGTAACGTATTTTCACCACAGTTCATGTGGTTCAAAAAACTACGTACCAGTATTATGTTCTCTTTCTTCATCTCTATTGTAGTAAATATCGGGATGTGGTTCGAAAGATTTGTGATCATTGTAACCTCTTTACACAGGGATTACCTTCCTTCTTCCTGGACTATGTTCTCTCCTACATTTGTAGATATTGGGATCTTTATAGGAACCATAGGATTCTTCTTTGTGTTGTTCCTGCTTTATGCACGAAGCTTCCCGGTGATTGCGCAGGCAGAGGTTAAGACTATTTTGAAATCATCTGGAGAAAAATATAAAAGACTTAGGGCAGAGCATGGGGATCACGTAGATCATTATGATCCAATAGTGAGGGAACCTGCTTCCAACACTGAAGATGGTTTGGTTGAAAAGGATGACCCGGCAGATGAGAATGGGCATGAGCCTACTGTTAATGCTGAAGGCCTTATTAACCTGGAAGTGAATCGTGACAGGATAGATGAGATGCTTGCTCGTATTGGAGTTTATGATCCTGCAACTCAAACTGCAGATGATCTTCAAAAACTTGAAGGAGTTGGGCCATTGCTGGAGCAACGTTTACACCAGTTAGGTATCTATACCTATGGACAGGTAAGCAGGCTTACCCGTGCAGATTTTGAATTGCTTGATACCATTATAGAAGACTTCTCCATAGAAGGTAAATATGAAGAATGGACTACGAAGGCAAACCAACTTAAAAATAAAAACTAA
- a CDS encoding DUF3341 domain-containing protein: MASKVIHAIYTDDDLLLQAVKQVREARYHIGEIYTPFPVHGLDKAMGLAPTRLAITSFMYGVVGFTVAVVMMNYMMIEDWPMDIGGKPSFSFLQNMPAFVPIMFELTVFFAAHLMVITFFLRSKLWPFKAAENPDVRTTDDHFLMEIEVANHNTKDLTDFLYQTGASEIKLIDNK, from the coding sequence ATGGCATCTAAAGTTATACACGCTATTTATACAGATGACGACTTGCTTTTACAGGCTGTAAAGCAGGTGCGTGAAGCTCGTTACCATATAGGGGAGATCTATACCCCGTTTCCTGTGCACGGGCTTGATAAAGCAATGGGACTGGCCCCTACGCGGCTGGCTATCACATCCTTTATGTATGGGGTGGTTGGTTTTACGGTTGCCGTAGTGATGATGAACTATATGATGATCGAGGACTGGCCTATGGATATTGGAGGTAAACCTAGTTTCTCCTTCCTGCAAAATATGCCTGCCTTTGTTCCTATTATGTTTGAATTAACGGTATTTTTTGCAGCTCACCTTATGGTGATCACCTTCTTTTTAAGAAGTAAACTTTGGCCATTTAAAGCTGCTGAAAACCCGGACGTGAGGACTACAGATGACCATTTCCTTATGGAGATAGAGGTAGCCAACCACAACACAAAAGATCTAACAGATTTCCTTTACCAGACGGGAGCATCTGAAATTAAATTAATTGATAACAAATAA
- a CDS encoding c-type cytochrome: MKSLFKKSLLFVLALSAVSCFNESSPNYQYFPDMYEPIPYEPYGEYEIFLNGQSAMLPAEGSVPRGWKPYDYENSQDGYQAAKSELTNPLPYTEDNLAKGRQLYTIYCAVCHGDQGDGQGIMVQREKILGIPRFDDEGRNITEGSVYHVMYYGLNAMGSYASQTSIDERWLIDHYVMNLKNNLQGGEERAFEEEATQEEEAQMKNLIPAVNEERDQLSDGNQGSPGTDNDGQENQNEE, from the coding sequence ATGAAAAGTTTATTTAAGAAATCGTTATTATTCGTACTGGCTTTAAGCGCTGTGTCATGCTTTAATGAATCCAGCCCTAACTACCAGTATTTTCCAGATATGTATGAACCCATACCTTATGAGCCTTACGGGGAATATGAGATATTTTTAAATGGGCAGTCTGCTATGTTACCCGCAGAGGGTTCTGTTCCAAGAGGATGGAAGCCATACGATTATGAAAATAGCCAGGATGGATATCAGGCTGCGAAGTCAGAGTTAACAAATCCTCTTCCTTATACTGAAGATAACCTTGCAAAAGGAAGGCAATTGTATACGATCTATTGTGCTGTATGCCATGGAGACCAGGGTGATGGACAGGGGATTATGGTACAACGGGAGAAGATCCTGGGTATTCCAAGATTTGATGATGAAGGAAGGAATATTACTGAAGGTAGTGTTTACCACGTAATGTATTACGGCCTTAACGCAATGGGATCCTATGCTTCTCAAACCTCTATAGACGAGAGATGGCTTATAGACCATTATGTTATGAACCTTAAGAATAATCTTCAGGGTGGTGAAGAAAGGGCTTTTGAAGAGGAGGCCACTCAGGAAGAAGAGGCCCAAATGAAAAATCTTATTCCGGCTGTGAATGAAGAGAGAGATCAACTTTCAGATGGTAACCAGGGTTCCCCGGGTACAGATAATGACGGGCAGGAAAATCAAAACGAAGAATAA
- a CDS encoding quinol:cytochrome C oxidoreductase, which yields MYTLSSKLKLFSIILMAVGLIGLAIGFIVAPSTIEEVKEMVASHDGHGESHAAPGQIKSDLSEDPDQGLEFVPSEHEVQTGRTDDNQTQLGTNVDDHENEHYEHILHQLQNKPWAALYVAAFFFFMIPLGVLVFYAIQWASQSGWSPVLFRVMEGITSYLLPGGVIIFVLLVLSGLHLNHLFIWMDPEVVENDAIIRNKSGYLNVPFFLIRAAIYIAGWAIFRHFLVKNSNRLDEAEPNDLYYFKKNFKLAAGFLVFFIVTESMMSWDWIMSLDPHWFSTLFGWYVFASMFVSGITMIALVSIYLKSRGFLPFVNDSHIHDLAKFMFGISIFWTYLWFSQFMLIWYSNIPEEVTYFVSRIEDYGILFFGMVVLNFLFPVLLLMNSDFKRVNWFVVMTGLVILLGHYIDIYVMVMPATVGESWFIGLSEISSLLFFGGLFIFVVFTSLTKAPLLARRNPFIKESEHFHY from the coding sequence ATGTACACGCTATCCAGTAAATTAAAATTATTCTCTATCATCCTAATGGCTGTAGGTCTCATTGGGTTGGCCATTGGGTTTATAGTTGCCCCTTCTACAATAGAGGAGGTAAAGGAAATGGTAGCCTCTCACGATGGACACGGTGAGAGCCATGCTGCTCCCGGGCAAATAAAAAGTGACCTTTCTGAGGATCCAGACCAAGGTTTGGAATTTGTTCCTTCTGAGCACGAGGTCCAAACCGGGCGTACAGATGATAACCAAACCCAACTGGGTACCAATGTAGATGACCACGAAAATGAGCATTACGAGCACATACTTCATCAATTGCAGAACAAACCGTGGGCAGCATTATATGTAGCGGCATTTTTCTTCTTTATGATCCCGCTTGGGGTGCTTGTATTCTATGCAATTCAATGGGCTTCACAATCTGGATGGTCACCTGTATTATTCAGGGTTATGGAAGGGATAACTTCTTACCTACTTCCTGGTGGTGTGATCATTTTCGTATTATTGGTTCTTTCAGGATTGCACCTCAACCACCTGTTCATTTGGATGGATCCGGAAGTTGTTGAAAACGATGCTATCATAAGAAATAAATCTGGTTACCTAAATGTGCCATTTTTCCTTATAAGGGCTGCTATTTATATCGCAGGATGGGCAATTTTCAGACATTTCCTTGTTAAGAATTCAAACAGGCTGGATGAAGCTGAGCCAAATGACCTGTATTATTTCAAAAAGAACTTCAAGCTGGCTGCAGGATTTCTGGTATTCTTTATAGTAACAGAATCTATGATGTCCTGGGATTGGATTATGAGCCTTGACCCACACTGGTTTAGTACCTTGTTTGGATGGTATGTTTTTGCCAGCATGTTCGTTTCAGGAATTACAATGATAGCTTTGGTTTCAATATACCTTAAATCAAGAGGCTTCCTGCCATTCGTGAACGACAGTCACATTCATGACCTTGCAAAATTCATGTTTGGTATAAGTATTTTCTGGACTTACCTGTGGTTCTCACAGTTCATGCTTATATGGTATTCGAATATTCCTGAGGAAGTAACTTATTTTGTATCCAGGATAGAGGATTATGGTATTCTGTTCTTTGGAATGGTAGTATTGAACTTCCTCTTCCCCGTACTACTCCTTATGAACAGTGATTTTAAAAGAGTTAACTGGTTCGTGGTAATGACCGGGTTAGTGATCCTTCTGGGGCATTATATAGATATTTACGTAATGGTTATGCCTGCTACGGTAGGAGAATCCTGGTTCATTGGATTATCTGAGATAAGTTCCTTACTTTTCTTTGGTGGATTGTTTATTTTTGTAGTTTTTACATCCTTAACCAAAGCACCGTTATTGGCACGTAGAAATCCTTTCATTAAGGAAAGTGAACATTTTCATTACTAA
- a CDS encoding cytochrome c oxidase subunit II — MTVFLIIIVVALFAITIWQLTKIFQLSRDTNSIDTSQVANDKDNRTHGNLMLAFGIAFYIFMLYCFWMFSDRALPAASSEHGIEYDTLLWISLAVIMFVQVITQGLLHWFAFKYKGRKGQKALFFADNDKLEFIWTIIPVIVLAGLIIYGLFTWSSIMNIDDENSEALVIEIYAKQFGWEARYAGDDNTLGKANVRFIEGANTIGVDVSDPYAYDDVVTAELHLPVDRPVIFKFRSQDVLHSAYFPHFRAQMNVVPGMTTQFSFTPTVTSAEIRETEYMRDKIAKIQQMRNERSAAGEDLVDYEQFEYYLLCNKICGVAHYNMQMKIVVETEEEFNSWIAQQPRFSETIDQMQKQDEPAQGEVVNEGDVAQVKN; from the coding sequence ATGACAGTATTTTTAATCATAATAGTAGTAGCCCTCTTTGCGATAACTATCTGGCAGTTGACCAAGATCTTCCAGTTGTCCAGGGATACTAATTCTATTGATACCTCGCAGGTAGCCAATGACAAGGATAACAGGACGCACGGGAATTTAATGCTGGCCTTTGGAATTGCTTTTTACATATTTATGCTTTACTGTTTCTGGATGTTTAGCGACCGTGCTTTGCCGGCAGCTTCTTCAGAGCATGGAATTGAATACGATACACTTTTATGGATCTCCCTGGCGGTGATCATGTTCGTACAGGTTATCACCCAGGGATTATTACACTGGTTTGCTTTTAAATATAAAGGGAGAAAAGGACAGAAGGCGCTTTTCTTTGCAGATAATGATAAACTGGAATTCATCTGGACCATTATTCCTGTTATTGTTCTTGCAGGTTTGATCATCTATGGATTGTTTACCTGGTCAAGTATTATGAATATCGATGACGAAAATTCTGAAGCCCTGGTAATTGAGATCTATGCCAAACAATTTGGCTGGGAAGCACGTTACGCCGGGGATGATAATACTCTTGGCAAGGCCAATGTTCGATTCATTGAAGGAGCAAACACTATAGGTGTTGATGTGAGTGACCCATATGCCTATGATGATGTGGTTACCGCAGAGCTTCACCTGCCTGTAGACAGACCTGTGATCTTCAAGTTCAGGTCCCAGGATGTATTACACTCTGCTTACTTTCCTCACTTCCGTGCGCAAATGAACGTGGTACCTGGAATGACTACCCAGTTCTCTTTTACTCCTACTGTAACATCTGCAGAGATAAGGGAAACTGAGTATATGAGAGATAAAATTGCCAAAATTCAGCAAATGAGAAATGAAAGGTCTGCAGCAGGGGAAGACCTTGTAGATTATGAGCAATTTGAATATTACTTACTGTGTAACAAGATTTGTGGTGTAGCTCATTATAATATGCAAATGAAGATCGTAGTTGAAACCGAGGAAGAATTTAATTCGTGGATTGCTCAACAGCCACGATTCAGCGAGACTATAGACCAAATGCAAAAACAAGATGAACCTGCACAGGGAGAAGTTGTGAACGAAGGGGATGTAGCTCAGGTTAAAAACTAA